One window from the genome of Palaemon carinicauda isolate YSFRI2023 chromosome 24, ASM3689809v2, whole genome shotgun sequence encodes:
- the LOC137618296 gene encoding histone H3-7-like: MLVSINIYFSEHLYTFYRNSTGGNTPRKQLVTNAARKCAPATEAKKAHRYRPGTVALRYIRRYQKSNELLIKKLPFQISKLTVSSSLMSWPFRRPLKITPVGLFEDVKPRGPPSCQRYTAG, translated from the coding sequence ATGCTAGTATCAATAAACATATACTTCTCCGAACATTTATACACCTTTTACCGTAATTCGACCGGAGGAAATACTCCTCGTAAGCAGCTGGTCACTAACGCTGCTCGAAAGTGTGCACCTGCTACAGAAGCTAAGAAAGCCCATCGTTACAGGCCTGGTACCGTGGCCCTTCGTTATATCCGTCGCTATCAGAAGAGCAATGAACTTCTCATCAAGAAGTTACCTTTCCAGATTTCAAAACTGACCGTTTCCAGTTCTCTGATGTCATGGCCCTTCAGGAGGCCTCTAAAGATTACCCCCGTCGGCCTCTTTGAAGACGTCAAGCCAAGAGGGCCACCATCATGCCAGAGATATACAGCTGGCTAG